In Oncorhynchus gorbuscha isolate QuinsamMale2020 ecotype Even-year linkage group LG02, OgorEven_v1.0, whole genome shotgun sequence, a single genomic region encodes these proteins:
- the LOC123994439 gene encoding schwannomin-interacting protein 1-like: MEGDTETAEEKEGDDTELSGEEGVGQLHQSGGSSDKDQDLPIMQWEDLSLRIAELEKQEEERRERAKSTRGSEQGSVSGGWAEERQGGLRRREEWEEEDYGRCRVTVFSSRFHNHRNLQLCYTNNSESEDDDTEEGAGKEGSKVAGSHGYHPSGLKLEVRAALSALKNKLLAEQKEKEHLACVINKRKHLECCDLQICSIQQLSSLRTSLNHDIHDLSSELVGHLLIRDQLRTKQDAMLLDVQDLT; the protein is encoded by the exons atggagggagatacagagacagcagaggagaaggagggtgatgACACGGAGCTGTCTGGTGAGGAAGGGGTAGGGCAACTTCACCAGAGTGGAGGGTCCTCGGATAAAGACCAGGACCTACCCATCATGCAGTGGGAGGACCTGAGCCTGCGTATCGCCGAGCTagagaaacaggaggaggagaggagggagagggcaaAG AGTACGAGGGGGTCGGAACAAGGGAGTGTGTCAGGGGGCTGGGcggaggagaggcagggtgggcttcggaggagagaggaatgggaggaggaggactatgGAAGGTGTCGAGTTACTGTTTTCTCATCTAG ATTCCACAATCACAGAAATCTACAGTTATGCTACACCAACAACAGTGAGAGCGAGGATGATGATACGGAGGAGGGGGCTGGCAAAGAG GGTTCTAAAGTGGCAGGTAGCCATGGTTACCATCCCTCTGGCCTGAAGCTGGAGGTGAGGGCTGCACTGAGTGCGCTTAAAAACAAGCTGCTCGCtgaacagaaagagaaggag cacCTCGCCTGTGTGATCAATAAGAGGAAGCATCTGGAATGCTGTGACCTGCAGATCTGCTCAATACAACAGCTCAGTTCCCTCAGGACCTCACTCAACCATGACATACACG ACCTGAGCTCTGAGTTGGTGGGTCACCTGTTGATAAGGGACCAGCTGAGGACCAAACAGGATGCCATGCTCCTGGATGTACAGGATCTGACATAA
- the LOC123994451 gene encoding flavin-containing monooxygenase FMO GS-OX4 isoform X1 has translation MSIFCLKINVHFTLCRSRLVAAVPLKDCLSGMSSDRTVRMQQLRVAVVGTGAAGLCAARHILSRPDTFAPPVVYELTEHVGGTWFYEERTGSYDNGLPIHSSMYRDLRTNLPKEVMMFPDFPFDPQLPSFLPHQEVQKYLERYCQSHCITPHIRFSAVVDEVSPVVTEGKGPMTTWKVTSRDKSGSQNTETFDSVFICSGHYSDPHIPSIPGLERFKGKVIHSHSYRHPEPFSGQSVVVLGAGASGLDISLELGRSNAQVTLSHGKPTLPFPLPYGVHQATPVEEIQEDGSLRFRDGSITQAQVLLLCTGYNFSYPFLEPARLGLEVQEHLVTPLYRFLMPPAFPSLFIIGICKIICPFPHFHCQVQFALAVLEGSVALPSLAEMEEEAQGEMARKVERGVQLRHMLKMDKEQWGYAQTLAQTGRFAPLPPVTQSLYEEVWRQRQVHPQNYRQVNYRLVSDTQWEEQELHAGE, from the exons atgTCCATTTTTTGTCTGAAGATCAATGTTCACTTCACTCTGTGCCGAAGTAGACTGGTGGCTGCTGTACCGCTGAAGGATT GTCTGTCTGGCATGTCCTCGGACAGGACCGTGAGGATGCAGCAGCTGCGAGTTGCGGTGGTGGGCACGGGGGCTGCAGGTCTGTGTGCCGCACGTCACATCTTGTCCCGCCCAGACACCTTCGCCCCACCCGTTGTCTACGAGCTCACGGAACACGTGGGCGGCACATGGTTCTACGAGGAACGCACCGGTAGCTATGACAACGGGCTGCCCATTCACAGCAGCATGTACAGAGACCTCCG GACCAACCTGCCCAAGGAGGTCATGATGTTCCCTGACTTCCCCTTTGACCCCCAGCTGCCCTCCTTCCTGCCACACCAGGAAGTGCAGAAGTATCTGGAGAGATACTGCCAGAGCCACTGCATCACACCACATATTAGG TTCAGCGCTGTGGTGGATGAGGTGAGCCCTGTGGTGACAGAGGGTAAAGGACCAATGACGACGTGGAAGGTGACCTCACGTGACAAGTCTGGATCACAGAACACTGAAACTTTTGATTCTGTGTTCATCTGCAGCGG GCACTACTCTGACCCCCACATCCCATCCATCCCTGGGCTAGAGCGATTTAAAG gCAAGGTAATCCACAGTCACTCATACCGCCACCCAGAGCCCTTCTCAGGTCAGTCAGTGGTAGTGCTGGGCGCTGGGGCCTCAGGACTTGACATCTCACTAGAACTGGGTCGATCCAACGCCCAGGTGACTCTGAGCCACGGTAAGCCCACCCTGCCCTTTCCTCTGCCCTATGGAGTCCACCAGGCCACCCCTGTGGAGGAGATCCAGGAGGATGGTTCTCTGCGGTTCCGGGATGGGTCCATTACCCAGGCCCAGGTCCTGCTGCTCTGCACGGGCTACAACTTCAGCTACCCTTTCCTGGAGCCAGCCCGATTGGGCCTGGAGGTTCAGGAGCACCTGGTAACCCCGCTCTACAGGTTCCTGATGCCCCCAGCATTCCCCTCACTCTTCATCATAGGCATCTGTAAAATAATCTGCCCCTTCCCCCACTTCCACTGCCAG gtCCAGTTTGCCCTGGCAGTGCTGGAGGGCTCCGTGGCCCTGCCATCACTGGCTGAGATGGAAGAGGAGGcccagggagagatggcgaggaAGGTGGAGAGGGGGGTGCAGCTCAGACATATGCTGAAGATGGACaaggaacagtggggttatgcCCAGACCTTAGCTCAGACTGGGAGGTTTGCCCCTCTACCCCCAGTCACacagagtctgtatgaggaggtaTGGAGGCAGAGACAGGTTCACCCACAGAACTACCGGCAGGTGAACTATCGACTCGTCAGTGACACACAGTGGGAGGAACAGGAACtgcatgctggtgaatga
- the LOC123994451 gene encoding flavin-containing monooxygenase FMO GS-OX4 isoform X2 encodes MSSDRTVRMQQLRVAVVGTGAAGLCAARHILSRPDTFAPPVVYELTEHVGGTWFYEERTGSYDNGLPIHSSMYRDLRTNLPKEVMMFPDFPFDPQLPSFLPHQEVQKYLERYCQSHCITPHIRFSAVVDEVSPVVTEGKGPMTTWKVTSRDKSGSQNTETFDSVFICSGHYSDPHIPSIPGLERFKGKVIHSHSYRHPEPFSGQSVVVLGAGASGLDISLELGRSNAQVTLSHGKPTLPFPLPYGVHQATPVEEIQEDGSLRFRDGSITQAQVLLLCTGYNFSYPFLEPARLGLEVQEHLVTPLYRFLMPPAFPSLFIIGICKIICPFPHFHCQVQFALAVLEGSVALPSLAEMEEEAQGEMARKVERGVQLRHMLKMDKEQWGYAQTLAQTGRFAPLPPVTQSLYEEVWRQRQVHPQNYRQVNYRLVSDTQWEEQELHAGE; translated from the exons ATGTCCTCGGACAGGACCGTGAGGATGCAGCAGCTGCGAGTTGCGGTGGTGGGCACGGGGGCTGCAGGTCTGTGTGCCGCACGTCACATCTTGTCCCGCCCAGACACCTTCGCCCCACCCGTTGTCTACGAGCTCACGGAACACGTGGGCGGCACATGGTTCTACGAGGAACGCACCGGTAGCTATGACAACGGGCTGCCCATTCACAGCAGCATGTACAGAGACCTCCG GACCAACCTGCCCAAGGAGGTCATGATGTTCCCTGACTTCCCCTTTGACCCCCAGCTGCCCTCCTTCCTGCCACACCAGGAAGTGCAGAAGTATCTGGAGAGATACTGCCAGAGCCACTGCATCACACCACATATTAGG TTCAGCGCTGTGGTGGATGAGGTGAGCCCTGTGGTGACAGAGGGTAAAGGACCAATGACGACGTGGAAGGTGACCTCACGTGACAAGTCTGGATCACAGAACACTGAAACTTTTGATTCTGTGTTCATCTGCAGCGG GCACTACTCTGACCCCCACATCCCATCCATCCCTGGGCTAGAGCGATTTAAAG gCAAGGTAATCCACAGTCACTCATACCGCCACCCAGAGCCCTTCTCAGGTCAGTCAGTGGTAGTGCTGGGCGCTGGGGCCTCAGGACTTGACATCTCACTAGAACTGGGTCGATCCAACGCCCAGGTGACTCTGAGCCACGGTAAGCCCACCCTGCCCTTTCCTCTGCCCTATGGAGTCCACCAGGCCACCCCTGTGGAGGAGATCCAGGAGGATGGTTCTCTGCGGTTCCGGGATGGGTCCATTACCCAGGCCCAGGTCCTGCTGCTCTGCACGGGCTACAACTTCAGCTACCCTTTCCTGGAGCCAGCCCGATTGGGCCTGGAGGTTCAGGAGCACCTGGTAACCCCGCTCTACAGGTTCCTGATGCCCCCAGCATTCCCCTCACTCTTCATCATAGGCATCTGTAAAATAATCTGCCCCTTCCCCCACTTCCACTGCCAG gtCCAGTTTGCCCTGGCAGTGCTGGAGGGCTCCGTGGCCCTGCCATCACTGGCTGAGATGGAAGAGGAGGcccagggagagatggcgaggaAGGTGGAGAGGGGGGTGCAGCTCAGACATATGCTGAAGATGGACaaggaacagtggggttatgcCCAGACCTTAGCTCAGACTGGGAGGTTTGCCCCTCTACCCCCAGTCACacagagtctgtatgaggaggtaTGGAGGCAGAGACAGGTTCACCCACAGAACTACCGGCAGGTGAACTATCGACTCGTCAGTGACACACAGTGGGAGGAACAGGAACtgcatgctggtgaatga